One Pseudodesulfovibrio cashew DNA window includes the following coding sequences:
- a CDS encoding chaperone modulator CbpM produces the protein MTTKRLKQMMMRLPGLNLPERSEYVAWAQLVELTAIRPADVAELIELGWITPKKTGAEEYLFRLRDVYRIHKLMRLVHDLDMSFDSGSIVVDLLDRIEELEKEVEELKRLI, from the coding sequence ATGACCACCAAACGTTTGAAGCAGATGATGATGCGGCTCCCCGGCCTCAACCTGCCGGAGCGGAGCGAATATGTGGCCTGGGCCCAGTTGGTGGAGTTGACTGCCATCCGGCCCGCCGACGTGGCCGAGCTCATCGAGCTTGGGTGGATCACTCCGAAGAAGACCGGCGCCGAGGAATACCTTTTCCGGCTGCGCGACGTTTACCGCATCCACAAGCTCATGCGGCTCGTCCATGATCTGGACATGTCTTTCGACAGCGGTTCCATCGTGGTGGACCTGCTGGACAGGATAGAGGAACTGGAGAAGGAAGTAGAAGAACTTAAGCGCCTTATATAA
- a CDS encoding DnaJ C-terminal domain-containing protein, translating into MEYKDYYKLLGVSRSASRDEIAKAFKKLARKYHPDLNPNDASAEAKFKEINEAYEVLKDEKKRKLYDQFGSDWEHGQNFQPPPGYENVHFGGGGFPGGGAGFSDFFETIFGGGGGGSFRGGFSQGGFSQGGFGGGGYQQRPRRGSDSEATYELTLDEAYRGGSKSITLQEQVAGPDGIPRMHTKTLEVNVPAGIKDGQKIRLAGQGNPGMAGGPKGDLYLKIKLMPHPMFKVNDNDVILDLKLAPWEAALGASVRIPTLDGAVEMKIPPGIGSGKKLRVKGKGLGSGARRGDQYVRIMIQVPDILSADERELWEKLRDQSNFKPREF; encoded by the coding sequence ATGGAATACAAAGACTACTACAAGCTGCTGGGCGTTTCCCGGTCCGCATCCAGGGATGAGATTGCCAAGGCCTTCAAGAAGCTGGCCCGGAAGTACCATCCCGATCTCAATCCCAATGATGCGTCGGCCGAGGCAAAGTTCAAGGAGATCAACGAGGCCTACGAGGTTCTCAAAGACGAGAAGAAGCGCAAGCTCTACGACCAGTTCGGTTCCGACTGGGAGCACGGGCAGAACTTCCAGCCCCCGCCGGGCTACGAGAACGTCCACTTCGGTGGAGGCGGTTTCCCGGGCGGTGGAGCGGGGTTCTCCGATTTCTTCGAGACCATCTTCGGTGGTGGCGGAGGCGGTTCGTTCCGCGGCGGCTTTTCCCAGGGAGGTTTTTCGCAGGGCGGCTTCGGTGGCGGCGGTTACCAGCAGCGCCCCAGGCGCGGCTCTGATTCCGAGGCCACGTACGAGCTGACCCTGGACGAGGCCTACCGGGGCGGAAGCAAGTCCATCACCCTGCAGGAGCAGGTGGCCGGTCCGGACGGCATCCCTCGCATGCACACCAAGACCCTGGAGGTCAATGTGCCTGCGGGCATCAAGGACGGACAGAAAATCCGTCTGGCCGGACAGGGCAACCCCGGCATGGCCGGCGGGCCCAAGGGAGATCTGTATCTCAAGATCAAGCTGATGCCGCACCCCATGTTCAAGGTCAATGACAACGACGTTATCCTCGACCTGAAGCTGGCTCCGTGGGAGGCCGCCCTCGGCGCCTCCGTGCGGATTCCCACCCTGGACGGAGCCGTGGAGATGAAGATTCCTCCGGGCATCGGCTCGGGCAAGAAGCTCCGCGTCAAGGGCAAGGGGCTGGGCAGCGGTGCCCGGCGCGGCGACCAGTACGTGCGGATCATGATTCAGGTGCCCGACATCCTCAGCGCAGACGAGCGCGAGTTGTGGGAAAAGTTGCGCGACCAGTCCAATTTCAAGCCGAGGGAGTTCTAG
- a CDS encoding BON domain-containing protein, whose protein sequence is MRHTTRAVLCLITICLAGASVAWTPWGAIYESARDERSVSQQADDKRISLDIKSQLADRDGKKALKVHVYCFMGRVYLVGAIDDTDFRKFAVKTAKSIKGNKGVTTHFVKETDTTADDLEVAASVRAALIAEGDLSATQIETETMNGEVVMVGMVRSKADAKLAIKVAKGVEGVRKVTSYLIPPK, encoded by the coding sequence ATGAGACATACCACACGCGCGGTCCTTTGTCTGATAACCATTTGCCTGGCCGGCGCAAGCGTCGCCTGGACCCCATGGGGAGCCATCTACGAGTCGGCTCGGGACGAACGGAGCGTCTCGCAACAGGCGGACGACAAACGGATATCCCTGGACATCAAGAGCCAGCTGGCGGACAGGGACGGGAAAAAGGCGCTCAAGGTGCACGTCTATTGTTTCATGGGCAGGGTCTACCTGGTCGGTGCCATCGATGACACCGACTTTCGCAAATTCGCGGTCAAGACCGCCAAGTCGATCAAGGGAAACAAGGGAGTGACAACGCACTTCGTCAAGGAGACGGACACCACCGCGGACGACCTGGAAGTCGCCGCCTCTGTCCGGGCCGCGCTCATCGCCGAGGGCGACCTGAGCGCCACCCAGATCGAAACCGAGACGATGAACGGCGAAGTCGTCATGGTCGGCATGGTGCGCTCCAAGGCCGACGCCAAGCTGGCGATCAAGGTTGCAAAGGGAGTGGAGGGGGTCCGGAAGGTGACGTCCTACCTGATCCCGCCGAAGTAG
- a CDS encoding PHP-associated domain-containing protein has protein sequence MLIDLHVHSDNSPCSCMSVAEILAEARSMGLDGVCVTDHDSLAVLAQIEEGFQPDGLLLLVGMEYSTPQGDYLVYGDVRSLPSGMDAYGLFSAIKERDCAVVAAHPFRAWRPSDIACVTCENVAAIEVRNGRNSLRDDRLAEKHAAINGLPRVAGSDAHCIHELGCFPTRFTVPVTSSSDLVRALKNGQCEPGEAFPLAVGL, from the coding sequence ATGCTTATCGATCTGCATGTTCATTCCGACAACTCGCCATGCAGCTGCATGTCGGTTGCCGAGATTCTCGCCGAAGCCCGCTCCATGGGCTTGGACGGAGTCTGTGTGACCGATCACGATTCTCTTGCCGTTCTGGCACAAATCGAGGAAGGTTTCCAGCCCGACGGGCTGCTCCTCCTTGTCGGAATGGAATATTCCACACCGCAGGGCGACTATCTCGTTTATGGTGATGTTCGTTCCCTTCCCTCCGGCATGGATGCCTACGGGCTGTTCTCCGCCATTAAGGAGCGTGATTGCGCTGTGGTGGCCGCCCATCCGTTCCGGGCCTGGAGGCCTTCGGACATCGCTTGCGTGACCTGTGAAAATGTAGCCGCCATAGAGGTGCGCAACGGGCGAAACAGCCTGCGCGATGACCGGCTCGCCGAGAAGCACGCGGCCATAAACGGCTTGCCCCGGGTTGCCGGTTCCGATGCCCACTGCATTCACGAACTGGGGTGTTTTCCCACCCGGTTCACCGTCCCCGTGACGTCGTCGAGCGACCTTGTCCGCGCCCTGAAGAACGGTCAATGCGAACCGGGTGAGGCGTTCCCCCTGGCCGTGGGGCTCTGA
- a CDS encoding alkaline phosphatase family protein, translating into MPKTCVLVLLDGLGDRAHGMLNNRTPLQAAETPYLDKLAAMGSTGLFHAAKLGQPLPSENAHFAMFGSPRHEFPGRGPLEALGADVDFGENDIAMLAHFTSVLLTLENQMVLKYDRICGTPEEIDALHAAVDNYEKDGITIRLHKTGGMFSVLTMSGDVSPYITDSNPMVNGRFISAIRPLEAYRDDPAAVRTANVLADYLRWAYHRLSAVKENELRVRQTLPPINGLVTQRAGQLCPRVSMRNRYGLNGLSIASGHMYRGLARFLGMEFHMVRDSRDQERDLAERIDVAGAMISKYDFIHVHTKAPDQAAHTKSPKAKVKTIEALDRGLAASLDPLLHNDDVLVVVTADHSTPSAGPMVHSGEPVPVMFIGDGVRRDEVARFDEIATAGGALSCLRGEEMMFMILNYLDKARLRGIHDSAAPQEFWPGDYDPLIVGEPEGE; encoded by the coding sequence GTGCCGAAAACCTGCGTACTCGTACTCCTCGACGGTCTGGGCGACAGGGCCCACGGAATGCTCAACAACAGGACTCCGCTCCAGGCGGCGGAAACGCCCTACCTGGACAAGCTCGCTGCCATGGGCTCAACCGGCCTTTTCCACGCCGCAAAACTCGGCCAGCCTCTGCCCAGTGAGAACGCCCACTTCGCCATGTTCGGTTCGCCCAGGCACGAGTTCCCCGGACGGGGCCCGCTGGAGGCTCTGGGCGCGGATGTGGACTTCGGCGAGAACGACATCGCCATGCTCGCCCATTTTACCTCGGTGCTGTTGACTCTGGAAAACCAGATGGTCCTCAAGTACGACCGCATCTGCGGCACGCCCGAGGAGATCGACGCGCTGCATGCCGCCGTGGACAACTATGAAAAGGACGGCATCACCATCAGGCTGCACAAGACCGGGGGCATGTTCTCGGTCCTGACCATGTCCGGCGACGTGTCACCATACATCACCGACTCCAACCCCATGGTCAACGGCCGGTTCATCTCCGCCATCCGCCCTCTGGAAGCCTACCGGGACGACCCTGCGGCGGTCCGCACGGCGAACGTGCTGGCAGACTACCTGCGCTGGGCCTATCACCGCCTCAGCGCGGTCAAGGAGAACGAACTGCGCGTCCGCCAGACCCTGCCGCCCATCAACGGTCTGGTCACCCAGCGTGCCGGGCAACTCTGCCCGAGGGTATCCATGCGCAACCGCTACGGGCTCAACGGCCTCTCCATTGCAAGCGGACACATGTACCGCGGGCTCGCCCGCTTCCTGGGCATGGAGTTCCACATGGTGCGCGACTCCCGGGACCAGGAACGCGACCTGGCGGAACGCATCGACGTGGCCGGGGCCATGATCTCCAAATACGATTTCATCCATGTCCACACCAAGGCCCCGGACCAGGCCGCGCACACCAAGTCGCCCAAGGCCAAGGTCAAGACCATCGAGGCTTTGGACCGTGGCCTGGCCGCGTCCCTGGACCCGCTCCTGCACAATGACGACGTGCTGGTGGTGGTCACGGCCGACCACTCCACCCCAAGCGCCGGACCCATGGTGCACTCCGGTGAACCCGTGCCGGTCATGTTCATCGGCGACGGCGTACGCAGGGACGAAGTCGCCCGCTTCGACGAAATCGCCACGGCCGGAGGTGCGCTCTCCTGCCTTCGAGGCGAGGAGATGATGTTCATGATCCTCAACTATCTCGACAAGGCCCGCCTAAGAGGCATCCACGACTCCGCCGCCCCCCAGGAATTCTGGCCCGGCGACTACGATCCGCTGATCGTGGGGGAACCGGAGGGGGAATGA
- a CDS encoding nicotinate-nucleotide adenylyltransferase, which translates to MSRHPLGLIHGRFQVLHNDHLVYLLAGKALCDHLIVGVTNPTPEESAEEAANPARSAPENNPLSYEERESLIRAAFKEKGIPEGSYEVIPFPICKPEKIREIAPAEAVYYLTIYDAWGHEKRKRLEGLGLRTHVMWERPQEHKGISATDVRRAMRTGGEWRHMVPPAVAALLDEWNIQERLAGSSGS; encoded by the coding sequence ATGAGCAGACACCCCCTCGGGCTCATTCACGGACGCTTCCAGGTCCTGCACAACGACCATCTGGTCTACCTGCTGGCGGGCAAGGCCCTCTGCGACCATCTCATTGTGGGCGTCACCAACCCCACGCCCGAGGAAAGCGCCGAGGAAGCGGCCAATCCGGCGCGTTCCGCACCGGAGAACAACCCGCTGTCCTACGAGGAACGCGAAAGCCTTATCCGGGCCGCCTTCAAGGAGAAAGGCATCCCGGAAGGCAGCTATGAAGTGATCCCCTTCCCCATCTGCAAGCCTGAGAAAATCAGGGAGATAGCGCCTGCGGAAGCGGTATACTACCTGACCATCTATGATGCCTGGGGGCACGAGAAGAGAAAACGGCTCGAAGGCCTCGGCCTGCGGACCCACGTCATGTGGGAGCGCCCGCAAGAACATAAGGGCATCTCCGCCACCGACGTCCGCCGCGCCATGCGTACGGGCGGCGAGTGGCGCCACATGGTGCCGCCCGCCGTGGCCGCGCTCCTCGACGAATGGAACATTCAGGAAAGGCTGGCAGGCTCTTCCGGGTCGTAA
- a CDS encoding rhomboid family intramembrane serine protease, translated as MIPLRDNVPRVTPPIMVGIIIGLNVLVFLYTHSLDRGGLTYLVHLFGVVPARFFEPEWAARAGYPDTLGWPFVTYMFLHSGWLHLILNMWMLWIFGDNIEDVTGHGQFMAFYLICGLAAVALHMVFDRASPIPIIGASGAIAGVMGAYVVLYPHGRVLTLIPVFIFPLILRIPAGVFLGIWFLTQIASGIIAHGQAASGVAWWAHVGGFAAGAALIHWFRRPGHCRYCYNRETRDYDPEEPASLS; from the coding sequence GTGATCCCCCTGCGCGATAATGTCCCGCGCGTGACCCCGCCGATCATGGTCGGGATCATCATTGGGCTCAACGTGCTGGTCTTTCTTTATACCCACAGCCTGGACCGGGGCGGGCTGACCTATCTTGTCCACCTTTTCGGCGTGGTTCCGGCCCGGTTCTTCGAACCGGAGTGGGCCGCCCGGGCCGGGTATCCCGACACTCTGGGCTGGCCGTTCGTGACCTACATGTTCCTGCACAGCGGGTGGCTGCACCTTATCCTGAACATGTGGATGCTCTGGATCTTCGGGGACAACATCGAAGACGTGACCGGGCACGGGCAGTTCATGGCCTTCTATCTCATCTGCGGCCTGGCAGCCGTGGCGTTGCACATGGTGTTCGACCGCGCTTCTCCCATTCCCATCATCGGTGCCTCGGGAGCCATTGCCGGGGTCATGGGCGCATACGTGGTGCTCTACCCGCACGGGCGGGTGCTCACCCTGATCCCGGTCTTCATCTTCCCGCTCATATTGCGCATACCAGCAGGTGTCTTTCTCGGAATTTGGTTTCTGACGCAGATTGCGTCCGGGATCATAGCCCATGGACAGGCGGCCAGCGGGGTGGCGTGGTGGGCGCACGTGGGCGGTTTCGCCGCAGGGGCAGCGCTCATACATTGGTTTCGGCGGCCAGGACACTGCCGCTACTGCTACAACCGCGAAACCAGGGATTACGACCCGGAAGAGCCTGCCAGCCTTTCCTGA
- a CDS encoding dephospho-CoA kinase translates to MTEEKKTDHWERDAELSDRGVRLDKFWARELADEGVSRGRIKQWIESGLALVDGEIVDKGKHKLSGGESLALGAGDAAPGEDAAQPVSGDLDVVFEDEHVVVVDKAAGLTTHPAPGEPGPTLVNHLLHRCPDMAAERSGMDGQRPGIVHRLDKDTSGLIVAARTEADRLALSSDFAGRRVRKVYLAIVHGKPERGEGSIDAPIGRHPSHKTRMAVHKGGREARSDYRVLWTGPRGLASLVAVRIHTGRTHQIRVHMAHIGHPLLGDAVYGPRENAEWSRREDRLAGLAPRQMLHAFYLSFTHPASGEVITLWRTPPDDFLSLLAGLQRECLRVGIVGMPGSGKSALASALRRENEPVFSADESVASLYGPGGDGASLIAKRFGGEYSREDGSVDKTALFEAMRASDVLRREIMEMVHPMVRHECELFFKANRDAEAAYAEIPLLLEGGWHESGMVDAVAGVSCPAEKRTGELRRIRGLDEETLAVFDSWQWPEGDKLAACDIVLDNCAGLAELEQEASRLRHWAEKRFAERNGAFESWLEALWPRLAVQLADELAGEPGTEEGGA, encoded by the coding sequence ATGACGGAAGAGAAAAAAACGGATCATTGGGAGCGGGATGCCGAGTTGTCGGACCGGGGCGTCCGCCTGGACAAGTTCTGGGCTCGGGAGCTGGCTGACGAGGGCGTTTCGCGCGGACGCATAAAGCAGTGGATCGAGTCCGGCCTGGCTCTGGTCGACGGCGAGATCGTGGACAAGGGCAAGCACAAGCTTTCAGGCGGCGAGAGCCTGGCCCTCGGCGCTGGTGATGCGGCCCCCGGCGAGGACGCTGCCCAGCCTGTGTCCGGCGACCTTGACGTGGTGTTCGAGGACGAACATGTGGTGGTAGTGGACAAGGCCGCCGGATTGACCACTCACCCCGCGCCGGGAGAGCCTGGGCCGACCCTGGTGAATCATCTCTTGCACCGCTGTCCCGACATGGCTGCGGAGCGCTCCGGCATGGACGGGCAGCGGCCCGGCATCGTGCACCGGCTGGACAAGGACACTTCCGGCCTCATCGTGGCCGCGCGCACCGAGGCGGATCGGCTGGCCCTGTCTTCGGACTTCGCCGGGAGGCGGGTGCGCAAGGTCTACCTGGCCATCGTTCACGGCAAGCCGGAGCGGGGCGAAGGGAGCATTGACGCGCCCATCGGGCGGCATCCCTCCCACAAAACGCGCATGGCCGTGCACAAGGGCGGGCGCGAAGCGCGCAGCGACTACCGCGTGCTCTGGACCGGCCCGCGCGGACTGGCCAGCCTGGTTGCCGTGCGCATCCACACCGGCCGGACCCACCAGATTCGCGTGCACATGGCCCATATCGGCCATCCGCTGCTGGGGGACGCGGTCTATGGTCCGCGAGAGAACGCCGAGTGGAGTCGGCGGGAGGACCGGCTGGCCGGACTGGCCCCTCGGCAGATGCTGCACGCCTTTTATCTTTCCTTCACCCACCCTGCTTCGGGTGAGGTGATTACCCTCTGGCGCACCCCGCCCGACGACTTCCTCTCGCTGCTCGCAGGATTGCAGCGGGAGTGCCTGCGCGTGGGCATCGTGGGCATGCCCGGCTCGGGCAAGTCCGCACTGGCTTCGGCCTTGCGCCGGGAAAACGAGCCGGTTTTCAGCGCCGACGAGTCCGTGGCCTCTCTGTACGGCCCGGGCGGCGACGGTGCGTCTCTTATCGCCAAGCGGTTCGGCGGCGAGTATTCCAGAGAGGACGGGAGCGTGGACAAAACGGCGTTGTTTGAGGCCATGCGCGCCTCGGATGTTCTGCGTCGCGAGATTATGGAGATGGTCCATCCCATGGTGCGCCATGAGTGCGAGCTGTTTTTCAAGGCCAACCGGGACGCGGAAGCGGCCTATGCCGAAATCCCGCTGCTGCTGGAAGGGGGCTGGCACGAGTCGGGTATGGTGGACGCCGTTGCCGGTGTCAGTTGCCCGGCGGAGAAGCGCACCGGCGAATTGCGACGGATACGCGGCCTGGATGAGGAAACGCTGGCTGTATTCGACTCCTGGCAATGGCCGGAAGGCGACAAGCTGGCCGCCTGTGACATCGTCCTGGACAACTGCGCGGGGCTCGCGGAGCTGGAGCAGGAGGCGAGTCGATTGCGGCATTGGGCCGAAAAGCGTTTCGCGGAGCGGAACGGAGCCTTCGAGTCCTGGCTTGAAGCCCTGTGGCCCCGATTGGCAGTGCAGTTGGCTGATGAGTTGGCCGGGGAACCCGGCACGGAGGAGGGCGGAGCGTGA
- the upp gene encoding uracil phosphoribosyltransferase, with protein sequence MALHLVDHPLIRHKVGILRKHDISTSRFRQLANEITRLLTYEATKDFETEKITIQGWAGDVEVDCIKGKKVTVVPILRAGLGMMDGVFDMIPGAKASVVGFYRDEETLQPVQYYVKLASQMSERTALILDPMLATGGTLDATIKLLKDSGCTSIKGLFLCAAPEGIDRILGAHPDVDIYVASVDERLNDIGYIIPGLGDAGDKIFGTK encoded by the coding sequence GTGGCATTGCACCTGGTAGATCACCCGCTTATCCGACACAAAGTCGGCATCCTGCGAAAGCACGACATCTCAACCAGCCGGTTTCGTCAACTGGCCAACGAGATTACCCGCCTGCTGACCTACGAGGCGACAAAGGATTTCGAGACCGAAAAGATCACAATCCAGGGCTGGGCAGGCGACGTCGAGGTCGACTGCATCAAGGGCAAGAAGGTCACTGTGGTTCCCATCCTGCGCGCAGGCCTGGGCATGATGGACGGCGTGTTCGACATGATCCCGGGAGCCAAGGCCTCCGTGGTCGGTTTCTACCGCGACGAAGAGACCCTCCAGCCGGTCCAGTACTACGTCAAGCTGGCCAGCCAGATGAGCGAGCGCACCGCCCTCATCCTCGACCCGATGCTGGCCACCGGCGGCACCCTGGACGCCACCATCAAGCTGCTCAAGGATTCCGGCTGCACCTCCATCAAGGGATTGTTCCTGTGCGCCGCCCCCGAGGGCATAGACCGCATACTGGGGGCCCACCCCGACGTGGACATCTATGTCGCTTCGGTGGACGAGAGGCTCAACGACATCGGCTACATCATCCCCGGTCTCGGCGACGCGGGGGACAAGATATTCGGCACCAAATAG
- a CDS encoding uracil-xanthine permease family protein: protein MSDVHSTEYSFKPKDALLGAQMLFVAFGALVLVPLLTGLDANVALFTAGAGTLVFQVVTRGRVPVFLASSFAFIAPIIYGVQTWGIPSTMCGLFAAGVLYVIISTLIRIFGVGMLRRVLPPVVTGPVIMVIGLILAPVAVHMALGRTGDGSAWLVPNTTAMIIAGVALITTIFASLLGKGWIKLIPILLGILAGYATSLILDATGFTAATQAAFDPGQLQNWTGPTLVNFGKIAEAPLLAVPNFTFPTWNLEAVLFIVPVAIAPAIEHFGDILAISGIAGKDYVKDPGIQNTMLGDGLATSLAAVLGGPPNTTYSEVSGAVALTRAFNPGIMTWASITAIVLAFVGKLGAVLNTIPVPVMGGIMILLFGAITVIGINTLVRAGNDLMLPRNMAIVAVILVFGIGGMSFDLVIVKLGGIGLAGIVGVLLNLILPCKDCNDPLPDEIKGTDPDHHTDL from the coding sequence ATGAGTGACGTTCATTCCACCGAGTACAGTTTCAAACCGAAGGATGCGCTACTGGGGGCGCAGATGCTCTTCGTCGCCTTCGGCGCGCTGGTCCTGGTCCCGCTGCTGACCGGCCTTGATGCCAACGTGGCGCTGTTCACCGCAGGCGCGGGCACCCTGGTTTTCCAGGTCGTCACCAGAGGCAGGGTCCCGGTATTCCTGGCCTCGTCCTTTGCCTTCATCGCGCCCATCATCTACGGCGTGCAGACCTGGGGAATTCCCTCCACCATGTGCGGCCTGTTCGCGGCGGGCGTCCTCTACGTGATCATCTCCACCCTCATCCGCATCTTCGGCGTCGGCATGCTCCGCCGGGTGCTGCCGCCCGTGGTCACCGGCCCGGTGATCATGGTCATCGGTCTGATCCTGGCCCCCGTGGCCGTTCACATGGCCCTGGGCCGCACGGGTGACGGCTCGGCCTGGCTCGTGCCCAACACCACTGCCATGATCATTGCGGGCGTGGCCCTGATCACCACCATCTTCGCCTCGCTGCTGGGCAAGGGCTGGATCAAGCTCATTCCCATCCTGCTCGGCATCCTCGCGGGCTACGCGACCTCGCTCATCCTGGACGCCACCGGTTTCACCGCCGCCACTCAGGCCGCATTCGATCCCGGTCAGCTCCAGAACTGGACCGGCCCGACCCTGGTCAACTTCGGCAAGATCGCCGAAGCACCGCTCCTGGCCGTCCCCAATTTCACCTTCCCCACCTGGAACCTCGAAGCCGTCCTGTTCATCGTGCCGGTCGCCATCGCTCCGGCCATTGAGCACTTCGGCGACATCCTGGCCATCAGCGGCATCGCAGGCAAGGACTACGTCAAGGATCCCGGCATCCAGAACACCATGCTCGGCGACGGCCTGGCCACTTCCTTGGCCGCAGTCCTGGGCGGACCGCCCAACACCACCTACTCCGAAGTTTCCGGCGCAGTGGCCCTGACCCGCGCCTTCAACCCCGGCATCATGACCTGGGCTTCCATCACCGCCATTGTCCTCGCCTTCGTGGGCAAGCTCGGCGCGGTGCTGAACACCATCCCTGTCCCGGTCATGGGCGGCATCATGATCCTGCTCTTCGGCGCCATCACCGTCATCGGCATCAACACCCTGGTCCGTGCCGGCAACGACCTCATGCTGCCTCGTAACATGGCCATCGTGGCCGTCATCCTGGTCTTCGGCATAGGCGGCATGTCCTTCGACCTGGTCATCGTCAAGCTCGGCGGCATCGGCCTGGCAGGCATCGTGGGCGTGCTGCTCAACCTGATCCTGCCCTGCAAGGACTGCAACGACCCGCTGCCCGACGAGATCAAGGGCACCGACCCCGATCACCACACCGACCTGTAA
- a CDS encoding glycosyltransferase family 2 protein yields MKRDTVTGLILTYQGERLLEKCLASLDFCDEILVVDSESTDKTREIAERFGARVIVNPWPGPVKQFQLALAEIKTDWVISLDQDEFLSDELRDNITAKLETNEPVAGYYTPRSSYYYNRFMKHSGWYPDYLFRFFRAGKMQVTASGAHYHFEPLGDTAKLSGDILHYPYESFQQHMEKINYYAEEGAKSLREKGRRGGLWRALLHAVGRFFKLYLLKAGFLDGKAGFYNAMAGFYYTFQKYIRVEENGKWG; encoded by the coding sequence ATGAAACGCGACACCGTGACCGGATTGATTTTGACGTACCAGGGCGAACGTCTGCTGGAGAAATGTCTCGCCTCCCTCGACTTCTGCGACGAAATCCTTGTGGTGGATTCCGAGTCCACCGACAAGACCCGCGAAATAGCCGAGCGATTCGGCGCGCGCGTCATCGTCAACCCGTGGCCCGGACCGGTGAAGCAGTTTCAGCTCGCCCTGGCCGAAATCAAAACGGACTGGGTTATTTCCCTGGACCAGGATGAATTCCTCTCGGACGAACTTCGGGACAACATCACGGCCAAACTGGAGACGAACGAGCCGGTGGCAGGCTACTACACGCCGCGCAGCTCCTACTACTACAACCGGTTCATGAAGCACTCCGGATGGTATCCGGACTATCTCTTTCGCTTCTTCCGCGCCGGAAAGATGCAGGTCACAGCCTCGGGCGCGCACTACCATTTCGAACCGCTGGGCGACACGGCGAAACTCTCCGGCGACATCCTCCACTACCCGTACGAATCCTTCCAGCAGCACATGGAAAAGATAAACTACTACGCGGAGGAAGGGGCCAAGTCACTGCGCGAAAAAGGACGCAGGGGCGGCCTGTGGCGCGCCCTGCTCCATGCCGTGGGCCGTTTCTTCAAGCTGTACCTCCTCAAGGCGGGCTTCCTTGACGGCAAGGCAGGGTTCTACAACGCCATGGCCGGATTTTACTACACCTTCCAGAAATACATCCGGGTCGAAGAAAACGGCAAATGGGGCTAG
- a CDS encoding mechanosensitive ion channel family protein, with translation MNIDPQTIQQLVEKGISLVSIHGLNILIALFIFVIGRWIAKSLARLTRKVLIKGRVEETLATFLRNIVYYALLAAVIIAALGQAGVNVTSFLAVLGAAGLAVGLALKDSLSNFAAGVMLIMLKFFKKGDYVTVAGESGTVTAINIFNTILATPDNRQIIVPNSSVLSGTIVNVTANDTRRVDLVMGIGYDDDLLKAKKLLQQIVTEEPRVLADPAPVVEVLELADSSVNFVVRPWCKTSDYWGVYFAITEKVKLLFDKEGISIPYPQTDVHVYNTNQ, from the coding sequence ATGAACATCGATCCCCAAACCATTCAGCAACTTGTAGAAAAAGGAATCTCGCTCGTATCAATTCACGGGCTGAACATACTCATAGCCCTTTTTATTTTCGTCATCGGACGCTGGATCGCCAAGAGCCTGGCCCGGCTGACCAGGAAAGTTCTGATCAAGGGCCGCGTGGAGGAAACCCTCGCGACCTTCCTGCGCAACATAGTCTATTACGCACTCCTGGCGGCGGTGATCATCGCCGCGCTCGGCCAGGCCGGGGTCAACGTCACCTCCTTCCTCGCCGTACTCGGTGCCGCAGGCTTGGCCGTCGGCCTCGCTCTCAAGGACTCCCTGTCCAACTTTGCGGCAGGCGTCATGCTCATCATGCTCAAATTCTTCAAGAAGGGTGATTACGTCACCGTGGCCGGCGAGTCCGGCACGGTCACGGCCATCAACATCTTCAACACCATCCTGGCCACCCCGGACAACAGGCAGATCATCGTGCCCAACTCTTCGGTCCTGTCCGGCACCATCGTCAACGTCACGGCCAACGACACCCGCCGCGTGGACCTGGTCATGGGCATCGGCTATGACGACGACCTGCTCAAGGCCAAAAAGCTCCTGCAACAGATCGTCACCGAGGAACCCCGCGTCCTTGCCGACCCGGCGCCGGTCGTCGAAGTGCTGGAACTGGCAGACTCCTCCGTCAACTTCGTGGTCCGCCCCTGGTGCAAGACCTCCGACTACTGGGGCGTCTACTTCGCCATCACCGAAAAGGTGAAGCTGCTCTTCGACAAGGAAGGCATCTCCATCCCCTACCCGCAGACCGACGTGCACGTTTACAACACCAACCAGTAG